The DNA window CACTAACTCTGGCTCTGGCGTACTCTTGTGGGTTAGAAAATCGAAGCTGGTTCAGTTCAATCAACTTTGTCACCGCCTGATTATCTTCCTCGGTGAGAGTCGCGCTTAGgtcctcttcctcaaacGTGTCTGTTGATACAATGGAGCGGATTGCCTCGCCATTCTCTCGGTGTTTGATGAGTTTGTCGAGAATCAGATCCTTGCCGAGGTATGGAACAAGATCAGTTGCTGGTCGTTCTTTGATTTCTGCTACAACGTCGCCTTTGCGTTTCGACCAACTGATGGGGTTCTTTTTGTCTACCACCCGCGATGCAAGTTGCATCTTGAATACTTGCCTGTTGTTGAGATTTTCCTCGAATGTGCCGGAAACCATGAAACGATAAACAAAAACTTTCTTCTGTTGCCCTATGCGATAGGCGCGGCCCACAGCCTGTTGCTCGTGAGCTGGATTGTATCGGACGTCGAAAATTACTACTCTGTTGGCACCTTGAATGTTGAGGCCAACGCCACCAGCAGCCGTAGAGATCAAGAACACTTCCTTGCTACCCTGGTTGAAGTCTTTGACTAGTTGTTGTCGGGCTGCTACTTGGGTCCCGCCGTCCAATCGGGACACTGTTCTTCTCTGCATTTTGCACATATTTTCAAGGTAGTCCAGTGTGTGCAGAGACTGACTAAAAACAAGTACCTTGTCATTGACTTTGCGTGCTTCGTCGAGTATGATTGTCAGGAGCTCCGTCTTCCAAGAGAATGCTGGCGAGCTCAAGTCTCTAAATGATTGCAGCGTCCTAGTGATCTCGGGAATGATGGTCTTGGGGAAGGACTTGTCGATAGCTTTATCATCCTCATCGCCTCTCGACGAGATACCATCTTGAATTTTCTTGATCTTCGCCTGGAAGCATTTAGGATGACTGCAAATTAGCCCAAGGTGGTTGATGGCGGCGAACGTGTCGGCTTGCGTGTCGCCGCCCTCAGTAGTAACACCTTTGATGTACGACCGGTACAATTTCTTTTGAGGCTCTGTGGGTGGCACAAAGATAATGAACTCTTGCTTTGGCGGCAAGTCGTCCTTCAAAACGCTGATGTTGCGACGATGGACCTTTGGTGCTACCATCTGCTCCAATGCCTTCAGCACCGTCTGTGCCTTTCTCTTTTCAGAGGTTGTACTGTCGTGATAGAGACCTCGTTCCACCGGAGCAGAGTAGATTTCACGGAATTCGGAGTATGGACCAAGAAAGTTGGGTGCGACCCAATCGATCATGGCGAAGTACTCGAGGACGTTGTTGGACAAAGGCGATCCCGTCAGTGCAATGCGGCTCTTGGTCTGGAAGCGCGAACATGCGATGTTGGTTTTCGACTCTCGGTTTTTCATATGGTGTGCCTCGTCACAAACAACCACGTCAGGACGATCGGTAAGAAGACTCGACAGTTCTGAGGAcattttaataagcttttgaAACATATCGTAGCCCACAATCAGGACTCCTTTTCCGGATGCCCACGACGTGACCGTTGAAGCTCTTTCAGGTCGAGGCATATTTGCCGTGACCTTGCGCAACTCGCCCAGTGCATTCGGTGGAGCCCACTTTAAAAGTTCGTCCATCCAGTTGTCCACAAGTGCAGCTGGGCAGAGAACTAAAGTACGTGAGTTTTGCAGGTCTGCGGGAATTTGAGCGACTACAGATGGGTCTTCAGATTCTGATGCCTCTGCCAAAGCAACAAGAACAGTGATGACTTGCATCGTTTTTCCGAGCCCCATTGTATGGGCAAGTAAGCAGCCTTGCCGAACACTAGCATCACGCACGATCTGGTTCCAGATGAAGCGAACACCGGCAATTTGATGTTTTTTGATGCTACGGGCAATGTGctcgttgatgttgatgaagccTTGGTGGTCCTCTTTGCTTTCGTTTATGATGATGTGGTTTCGATCCTCAGAGGCCAAGGGTTGAGAAGCGAGGGTCGCTCTTAATCTCATCCTGCGACGTTCTTGCTCCTCAAATCTTTGTTTTTCTCGCTCACGGAGATCCACTGCGGCTTTGTCGCGAATGATTTCTCTTCCCCGTGGTCTCTGGCTGTTTCGGTCGTCCTCGGCGCTAATGCCATCCAGATCGTCCAAGTTGTCCAGATCATTCTCTTCCTCTGGGAAAAGTTCATCGAGAATATCTTTCTCTCCCTTGTAGATTTGACTATCTTGAGGAAAGAAGGGCATGAGTAGCTTGACAAACATGCATAATAGCTCGAACATGTTGGATCGCGACTGTTGTTTCGTGAGATGCTTCTTGACCCTTGCCGGTTTCATGTTCAGCATCTGATCGTCTGTCTTGTGCTGGCACATGAAGAAACAGTGGCAAAGGCGCGTAACATCAAAAAGGATCACGTCAGAGATGCCCTGGTTTGGCTCTCGCCCATCTTTTTCTAATGTAACGAGGTAAGGAACAATATGCTTCGACCAGACAGCAGCAGGCTCCTCCGACAGAATCAAATCGACTGCTGCCTTTCTTCGCTCGTGTTCCATCTGCCACATCTCGCCAATCAACAACCGCCAACGATCACTGCTCTTGGCTAGCTTATTGAGCGATGCTGAGGCAAATCTTTGGAGGTCACCAAAATTCTCGATTGGGGGAGGTTCGAGATCGCCAGAGTCGCTAGGACGTGGAGATGTTTCTAATGGGGGATCGTGTCCATTGATTTGTGTCTCAGCACCGCGGCTTTCTATGGCAGGGCTGGTAGGGGCCTGGGTCTCAGATACGCCAGGTCCGGACAGAATGCCTACGGGAACGATAGATTCAGGCACGGTGGTTTCCGGGGTGTGTATGTCGAGAGTATTGTTCTGTGCTTCTTCCGCAAACGGTTTGTTCGTATTCTTCGCCGGGCTGGTCAGATCAATAGGATGAGTCAAGTCGCAGCCATCGCGGTCGTCGGCATCATCCTGGGTCAAATCTACAAATGTAAGGTCAACATCCATTGGTTCTTCCTTCATAATGCGAATGGGCGAGCACTGATCTCCGTGCCGACCCTCTTCGGCAAGGCTGGCGCGATCGTCACGAAGGATGAaatcatcgtcttcgtcaGAGCTTGTAAGGACTTCGTCTTCTAGAAGCTCTCTGGGTTGCCGCTCGGTAGCTGGTTTCGGTCTGGGGGCCCCTTGCGGCTTTGGAGGCGGTTTCGAGGACTCTAGCATCTTGATCAACCACGTCTGATACAGCTTGTCCTCCAAGCTCTGTTCAAGACTTCTGGCTAAGTCGCGGTAAGTTGATTCCGATTTCGAttcttgcttttgtatttcaTAGCATAATTTTTGGATGCGATTGATGAGATGCGTGGCCAGTTGATGTGCTCCAAGGATTTGCTGTTTCTTAGTCCCATGACGTCGAGATTTCTGCCATATGCCGTGAGCCTTCCGCTCGTACTTCGGAAGCTTCTTTTCCCGCCAGTTTGCCTCGACAGCTTCGATAGTTTCGTTTAATATTTCAGCAACTCGCTCAGGGGTGACAAAAGGATCACGTTCGCCATCGTTATGAGGTGCCTCTTGATACTCGGCTTCTTCGTTCACAACCTCCTCCCATGTCTTGTCGTCGGTCTCGTCGCCAACACCACCAAGCTCTGCCAGCTCTAGAGTTTCGTCGTCCGGATCAGAGAGAAGACTCGGTGATGACGAGGAGTTTTGAGGCATTCGAAGGCGACCTCTGAAAAGTCGCTTTAAGACCTTGTTCACAACAAGTCTCCTTGCAGGCGGTATCCTACGCAAACTGGTTGAATCGAAAATGTCATTATGCCTGTGTTCTCTGACTAGAGAGGTTAATGCGTCGTCGGGCGACAAGATGGCCTCTCGCGATAACTGTCCGTCACCCAAGTAAGCATACGCTGGTGCATCTTCCCAGGGGAAGGCTTCTTCAGAAATCGAGTTTGCATTATCGGCGGTCGTGTAAGTAAGAACATCGGCTTCTGTGGGAAGAAACGCGCCGGCGATGCTGAGTGGCTTTTCTGCTAGAAGCGTAGGCGCCAGTCGTCTGCGTTTGGTTGACCTCTCGTCACCCTCTGTGCCTTGATTGGGACGTTCGTGAATCGGTGgcggatgaggatgagaatgagaatCCTCGACAGAATTGGGCTGAGAATCCTTTTGCAGTTCCGGCATCTGGTTCACGCTCGCATGCTCTCTTATTGATCTCTCATCCGCGCTGTGGAATGTCGCATTTGAGGTGGAAGCTAGTGTGAATGTTTCATCTTGTCTCTGATGGTCACCATTCGGCAGGTTGAGGGGATAGGTGCGCTCTGTTGCACAGCttgttggctcttcgacttGCTCGTCACAATAATTGGAATCTTTCCGCAAGAAATCCTGCTTCCACAGCCAGTACCCCTTACTCTTGGATCGCAGCGTGACAATGGTTTCCGAAAGTGCGGCTTTATGGCGAGCGATCTTGATATTTAAACACTCCATCAGCTCTTGCCGAGAGCATACATACTCAAATGTTAATAGAGTTTTGCCATCGATTTCCTCTTCACGAATGCGCGTTGCGAGAGAGTCAGGATCTTTACTCCACCGACACCCAGAAACACAAAGCTGTTGAACTACAACTTCGATGTCCCACGAAAAGGGATCACCTTCTCCTGTATCACCCATTTGATGTTGCACGTGCTCTCAAGAACACAATAAATGGGATTTCTGATGATTGGTTAGGCTGATCTGGTCTTAAAAAGAGACGAAgttggagaagaggaagacatACCTGAAGAAGATATTTAAAAACATGGGCTGTGACGCCTGTTTTGCTAGGCAGATAGGCCCAGCAACGATAAAGAGTGAAGAGAAAGGTGCACAGTAGCCTGTTAGCCGTGCTTGAGTGAGGTTGACCTGAGCCGCTTTTTTCTCGGGGCCTTGGGGCGTCTGCAAAGCAGACTGGATGGAATAGTAACGGCCCTAAACTTGCTTGATTTGAAGAATCAACATATAGAGGTTGGCTGGTGGCTAGTCAAGTGCTTTGAGATAGGCCTGGGCAGGATCAGATAGATGCTTTACGCGATCGGGACGCAAACACGAAATGAAAGTTAAAAGATGAAAAAGAGATATGACAAAGCACTTCTCTGCTTCCTTCTTTTTGATGGTACGTAGGAGCGAAGGGGCAAAGGGAAACGGGCGGTGCGCTTACTCCGTAAAGAAATCGCAAATGCAAATCAATAGCAAACAGGCGAAGAGAGATGCACTAGAAGTCCGAACCCATGCACACTCACTGTTGGAGCGCGTCGCAGTATAATACTGTAGTCTAGTAGCTTCTGGAAAAAGTGGAAGAAGGTCAATGCTCTCACGTGATCTTGAAACGGGCAGGTACCTACTACtcggtaggtaggtactactaaggtagtagAGATGAATGTACGTGGATAGAAATGGACAATGAACGTGAAACATTAGTAAAGGCATCTCTTTCTAACAGATAGATATATTTCATCCACACAAAGAGCTACTTAGCTATAAAGGTCCAGCTGATGTCCAAAAAAACTCTGTTAATTTTTACCTGCCTTCCATAGTAGGTAGGCAGTAAGTATTCTCTTTACCCCGCCAAAGACCCCTCATGAAATTTAACATATGGAACAAATGAACGTTCTACGTTATGTACTAGAATAGAATGGAGAGGGGAAAATGAAAAATCATAAATGTATCTAATATACAGAGTCCATAAGTAAATGTCTGGTATCGTCCGCGGTCATCTTTCATGCACGTTCAGACTATAACCAGCCGTTCTCTAATTCCGTCTAGAAGCACCCACTGAATTATTaagcccccccccccccaatCTAGCGCAAAGGTCCAAAGCACGCAAGCCGACAGCTTTCATCAGGTTGGCAATCAGATAAATCTTTGAGACAGTCTCGTCCTTTTcccgatcttcttctttcatgTTAGGTTTTTTTGT is part of the Fusarium poae strain DAOMC 252244 chromosome 4, whole genome shotgun sequence genome and encodes:
- a CDS encoding hypothetical protein (BUSCO:2083at5125); this translates as MGDTGEGDPFSWDIEVVVQQLCVSGCRWSKDPDSLATRIREEEIDGKTLLTFEYVCSRQELMECLNIKIARHKAALSETIVTLRSKSKGYWLWKQDFLRKDSNYCDEQVEEPTSCATERTYPLNLPNGDHQRQDETFTLASTSNATFHSADERSIREHASVNQMPELQKDSQPNSVEDSHSHPHPPPIHERPNQGTEGDERSTKRRRLAPTLLAEKPLSIAGAFLPTEADVLTYTTADNANSISEEAFPWEDAPAYAYLGDGQLSREAILSPDDALTSLVREHRHNDIFDSTSLRRIPPARRLVVNKVLKRLFRGRLRMPQNSSSSPSLLSDPDDETLELAELGGVGDETDDKTWEEVVNEEAEYQEAPHNDGERDPFVTPERVAEILNETIEAVEANWREKKLPKYERKAHGIWQKSRRHGTKKQQILGAHQLATHLINRIQKLCYEIQKQESKSESTYRDLARSLEQSLEDKLYQTWLIKMLESSKPPPKPQGAPRPKPATERQPRELLEDEVLTSSDEDDDFILRDDRASLAEEGRHGDQCSPIRIMKEEPMDVDLTFVDLTQDDADDRDGCDLTHPIDLTSPAKNTNKPFAEEAQNNTLDIHTPETTVPESIVPVGILSGPGVSETQAPTSPAIESRGAETQINGHDPPLETSPRPSDSGDLEPPPIENFGDLQRFASASLNKLAKSSDRWRLLIGEMWQMEHERRKAAVDLILSEEPAAVWSKHIVPYLVTLEKDGREPNQGISDVILFDVTRLCHCFFMCQHKTDDQMLNMKPARVKKHLTKQQSRSNMFELLCMFVKLLMPFFPQDSQIYKGEKDILDELFPEEENDLDNLDDLDGISAEDDRNSQRPRGREIIRDKAAVDLREREKQRFEEQERRRMRLRATLASQPLASEDRNHIIINESKEDHQGFININEHIARSIKKHQIAGVRFIWNQIVRDASVRQGCLLAHTMGLGKTMQVITVLVALAEASESEDPSVVAQIPADLQNSRTLVLCPAALVDNWMDELLKWAPPNALGELRKVTANMPRPERASTVTSWASGKGVLIVGYDMFQKLIKMSSELSSLLTDRPDVVVCDEAHHMKNRESKTNIACSRFQTKSRIALTGSPLSNNVLEYFAMIDWVAPNFLGPYSEFREIYSAPVERGLYHDSTTSEKRKAQTVLKALEQMVAPKVHRRNISVLKDDLPPKQEFIIFVPPTEPQKKLYRSYIKGVTTEGGDTQADTFAAINHLGLICSHPKCFQAKIKKIQDGISSRGDEDDKAIDKSFPKTIIPEITRTLQSFRDLSSPAFSWKTELLTIILDEARKVNDKVLVFSQSLHTLDYLENMCKMQRRTVSRLDGGTQVAARQQLVKDFNQGSKEVFLISTAAGGVGLNIQGANRVVIFDVRYNPAHEQQAVGRAYRIGQQKKVFVYRFMVSGTFEENLNNRQVFKMQLASRVVDKKNPISWSKRKGDVVAEIKERPATDLVPYLGKDLILDKLIKHRENGEAIRSIVSTDTFEEEDLSATLTEEDNQAVTKLIELNQLRFSNPQEYARARVSVDLMNQARLAREQEQLPRPAQAQSVHQSLDGAMDMPGDAQFLPASLTATQHQWDLSGTGRPPVLPSQGPIPMPMAGANTYFRGQQYTEPLTTQQPVPNATLRGPTQSIPSQNPSAGSPRIAQFTSASLNNAPNRDSGSAQNTGVLSQASPIFKQGGMFNVTEIPARNDFEACLGESIQSLQKRDVSTMRDYLFEDAKALTTRIDRIRKEGRYGLLPDMGHWKLLKELISHEKFVIAIISGYISPEYVAQATSEELEERLKLIRGFEEDEIFALARQKANDPDV